In a genomic window of Bacteroidota bacterium:
- a CDS encoding DUF2892 domain-containing protein, translating to MKPNMGTLDKAIRIIVALVIAALYYFDKISGLTATIGLVLAGIFIVTSFMSFCPLYLPFGFSTRKKGE from the coding sequence ATGAAACCAAACATGGGAACCCTCGACAAAGCAATTAGAATAATTGTAGCTCTTGTTATTGCAGCATTGTATTATTTCGATAAAATTTCAGGATTAACAGCAACTATAGGTTTAGTGCTTGCCGGAATTTTTATTGTTACCAGCTTTATGAGTTTTTGTCCACTGTATTTGCCATTTGGCTTTTCAACACGAAAAAAGGGAGAATAA
- a CDS encoding rhodanese-like domain-containing protein, whose product MNLEQVLKQKQGTIVDVRTPAEFSGGHVVGSINIPLQEITHRIEELSQLKMPLILCCASGGRSGVAQQVLSASKIECYNAGSWLDVNYLVSKTTVE is encoded by the coding sequence ATGAATCTTGAACAAGTATTAAAACAAAAACAAGGAACCATTGTAGATGTTAGAACTCCGGCTGAATTTAGCGGTGGACATGTTGTCGGATCAATCAATATACCTTTGCAGGAAATAACTCATCGAATAGAAGAACTTTCTCAATTAAAAATGCCGCTTATATTATGTTGTGCTTCTGGTGGTCGCAGTGGAGTTGCGCAGCAGGTATTAAGTGCTAGTAAAATTGAATGCTACAATGCAGGTTCATGGTTGGACGTAAATTATTTAGTGTCGAAAACTACAGTAGAATGA
- a CDS encoding OsmC family protein, which produces MDAHYYTVDLAWKENRLGELSSNELTEKIEVATPPPFAKGIEKIWSPEHLFTASVNSCYMTTFLAIAENSKLEFTSFECSATGKLEQLEGKYAITEIALKPILKLVSEKDKERAERILQKSETACLISNSIKSKVSLQTTIV; this is translated from the coding sequence ATGGATGCACACTATTATACAGTTGATTTAGCCTGGAAGGAAAATCGCTTGGGAGAACTAAGTTCAAATGAACTTACTGAAAAAATTGAAGTGGCAACTCCTCCCCCATTTGCAAAAGGAATTGAAAAAATTTGGTCACCCGAACATTTATTTACTGCAAGTGTTAACAGTTGCTATATGACTACATTTCTGGCAATAGCCGAAAACTCAAAACTCGAATTTACCTCATTCGAATGTTCAGCAACCGGTAAACTTGAGCAGCTTGAAGGAAAATATGCAATTACTGAAATAGCCTTAAAACCAATACTTAAGCTGGTTTCAGAGAAAGACAAGGAACGTGCTGAACGAATTTTGCAAAAATCAGAAACGGCATGTTTAATTTCCAATTCAATTAAATCAAAAGTATCTTTGCAAACTACAATAGTGTAA
- a CDS encoding peptidylprolyl isomerase yields MKKQTSVFWGLLLLANGLFAQNSKVVDKIVAVVGSNLILKSDVDNEYQQFISQGSPAGDETRCQVVEELLFQKLLINQAGIDSIEITDAQIEGELDQRLSYFIKQLGSEQKLEEYYGKSITRIKEDFRPDIRKLLLARTMQGKITADIKVTPAEVRAYFNSIPIDSLPFLNSEVEIGQIMRKPPIDEKEKTRVKEKLTELRNRIVNGEDFSTLAVLYSEDPGSARAGGELGLLNRNELVPEFAAEAFSLKGKEVSKIVESPFGFHIIQLIDRRGELINVRHILLSPKTSGSDLYKAQLLCDSVRQLILKDSLTFEAAAFLFSDDGESKNNGGIIPNPQTGSSKFETSELDQSLFFTIDKLKVGEISEPVIMQTNDGKKAYRILYLKSRTEPHRANLKDDYQKVQNITLTLKQSEIINTWIENKLKTTFVKIDQEYKTCGFKHKWFIVDKTE; encoded by the coding sequence ATGAAAAAGCAAACTAGCGTATTTTGGGGATTGTTGTTGTTAGCAAACGGATTATTTGCTCAAAATTCAAAAGTAGTTGATAAAATTGTTGCTGTTGTGGGCTCAAATTTAATTTTGAAATCGGACGTTGATAACGAGTATCAACAATTTATTAGTCAAGGCTCCCCTGCCGGCGACGAAACACGTTGTCAGGTAGTTGAAGAATTACTTTTTCAAAAATTATTAATTAATCAAGCAGGCATAGATAGTATTGAAATTACCGATGCACAAATTGAAGGTGAATTAGATCAACGCCTTTCTTATTTTATTAAACAGTTGGGGTCTGAACAAAAGCTTGAAGAATATTACGGCAAAAGCATAACTCGTATAAAGGAAGATTTTAGACCGGATATTCGAAAACTATTACTTGCACGTACCATGCAAGGTAAAATAACAGCTGATATTAAAGTTACTCCTGCCGAAGTAAGGGCTTATTTTAATTCTATTCCTATTGATAGTCTACCTTTTTTAAATTCAGAAGTTGAAATTGGGCAAATCATGCGAAAACCTCCAATTGACGAGAAGGAAAAAACGCGCGTTAAAGAGAAATTAACTGAGTTAAGAAACAGAATTGTAAACGGTGAAGATTTTTCAACCTTAGCTGTTTTGTATTCTGAAGATCCTGGTTCGGCAAGAGCAGGTGGAGAATTAGGATTGTTAAACAGAAATGAATTAGTACCCGAGTTTGCTGCAGAAGCATTTTCACTAAAAGGAAAAGAAGTTTCAAAAATTGTAGAATCTCCATTCGGTTTCCACATTATTCAACTAATCGACAGAAGGGGTGAATTAATTAATGTTCGCCATATTTTATTGAGCCCTAAAACTTCCGGAAGTGATCTTTATAAGGCTCAACTACTTTGCGATAGCGTTCGTCAACTAATTTTAAAAGATTCACTCACGTTTGAAGCTGCAGCTTTTTTGTTTAGCGATGATGGTGAAAGTAAAAACAATGGAGGAATAATCCCAAATCCACAAACCGGTTCATCAAAGTTTGAAACTTCAGAACTCGATCAAAGTTTATTTTTCACTATCGATAAATTAAAAGTGGGAGAAATTTCTGAACCTGTAATAATGCAAACCAATGATGGCAAAAAGGCCTATCGAATTTTGTATCTCAAAAGCCGCACTGAACCTCACAGAGCTAATTTAAAAGACGATTATCAGAAAGTTCAAAATATAACACTTACGCTAAAGCAGAGTGAAATAATTAATACTTGGATTGAAAATAAATTGAAAACCACCTTTGTGAAAATTGATCAAGAATACAAAACCTGTGGATTTAAACACAAGTGGTTTATTGTTGATAAAACTGAATAA
- a CDS encoding Crp/Fnr family transcriptional regulator, producing the protein MELNNIAEFQSSPEIREKLLSFGTLKKFSEEEIVLNENAFIKAIPIVLSGTIRVMRTDEDGRELLLYYIKPGESCIMSFLGGIHSDTSKVKAIAEEPTELLFIPIDKVASLIKEFPEWLDYIFRLYHKRFEELLEVVNDIAFKKMDERLLNFIRKKCELSNSHTLIVTHEQIAAELGTARVVISRLLKQMEEEKLVQLGRNKITML; encoded by the coding sequence ATGGAGTTAAACAACATTGCTGAATTTCAGTCAAGCCCGGAAATACGCGAAAAATTACTTTCGTTTGGTACTCTTAAAAAATTTAGTGAAGAGGAAATTGTTTTAAATGAAAATGCTTTCATTAAAGCGATTCCTATTGTTCTCTCTGGAACCATTCGCGTGATGCGCACCGATGAGGATGGACGCGAATTATTGTTGTATTATATCAAACCTGGCGAAAGTTGTATTATGTCGTTTTTAGGTGGCATACACAGCGATACAAGCAAAGTAAAAGCTATCGCCGAAGAACCTACTGAATTGTTGTTTATTCCTATTGATAAAGTTGCCTCTCTCATTAAGGAGTTCCCTGAATGGCTCGATTATATTTTTAGATTGTATCACAAACGCTTCGAAGAATTGCTCGAAGTAGTGAACGACATAGCATTTAAAAAAATGGATGAGCGTTTGCTGAATTTTATTCGTAAGAAATGCGAATTATCTAACAGCCACACGCTAATTGTAACTCACGAGCAAATAGCAGCCGAGCTTGGTACAGCCCGAGTTGTAATTTCACGTTTACTGAAACAAATGGAAGAAGAAAAATTGGTTCAGTTAGGACGAAATAAAATAACGATGTTATAA
- a CDS encoding AAA family ATPase — MQFKSESEAVDFFVGKYKELNNEIGKVIIGQNEVIRDVLISIFSRGHCLLVGVPGLAKTLLVNTIAETLGLQFSRIQFTPDLMPSDIIGSEILDESRNFRFIKGPLFANIVLADEINRTPPKTQSSLLEAMQERAVTAAGKRYELGNPFFVLATQNPIEQEGTYPLPEAQLDRFMFNVWLDYPTYSEELQVVKNTTSDKKVTLSKVMDDKQIVFFQDLVRRIPVAENVMEYAVKLAIKSRPNSELAPEIVKKYVTWGAGPRASQFLIVGAKCHAMLQGKYSPDMEDVKAVSTAILRHRIVRNYKAEADGVSVDSIIQELTR; from the coding sequence ATGCAATTTAAATCAGAATCAGAAGCCGTAGACTTTTTTGTTGGAAAATACAAAGAGCTGAACAACGAAATCGGTAAGGTAATTATTGGCCAAAATGAAGTAATCAGAGATGTGCTTATTTCTATTTTTAGCCGTGGGCATTGTTTATTGGTAGGAGTTCCGGGTTTAGCAAAAACCTTATTAGTAAATACGATTGCCGAAACTTTAGGACTGCAATTTAGCCGTATTCAATTTACTCCCGACTTAATGCCTTCTGATATTATAGGTTCAGAAATTTTGGATGAGAGCCGAAATTTTCGCTTCATTAAAGGTCCTCTTTTTGCAAATATTGTATTGGCCGATGAAATCAATCGTACACCACCTAAAACTCAATCTTCCTTGCTTGAAGCTATGCAGGAACGTGCTGTTACTGCAGCCGGAAAACGTTATGAATTAGGAAATCCATTTTTTGTGCTTGCTACACAAAATCCAATTGAGCAAGAAGGTACCTACCCGCTTCCAGAAGCACAACTCGATCGTTTTATGTTTAATGTTTGGCTCGATTATCCTACCTATTCGGAAGAATTACAAGTTGTAAAAAATACAACTTCGGATAAAAAAGTTACACTTTCAAAAGTGATGGACGATAAACAAATAGTATTTTTTCAGGATTTAGTTCGAAGAATTCCTGTCGCTGAAAATGTGATGGAATATGCCGTTAAACTTGCCATAAAATCTCGACCAAATTCAGAATTAGCCCCCGAAATTGTTAAGAAATACGTTACTTGGGGAGCCGGCCCACGTGCATCCCAGTTTTTAATTGTAGGAGCAAAATGCCATGCTATGTTGCAGGGCAAATACTCTCCCGATATGGAAGATGTAAAAGCGGTTAGCACAGCAATCTTGCGTCATCGCATTGTTCGAAATTACAAAGCTGAAGCAGATGGAGTAAGCGTAGATAGTATTATTCAAGAACTTACTAGATAA
- a CDS encoding MBL fold metallo-hydrolase → MEIKQFEDKNLAHYSYAIISNGEIALVDPARDPQPYYDYAKKHQAKITAIIETHPHADFVSSHLEISKHTGANIYVSKLVAAEYEHVSFDEGDALIIGSVTLKALNTPGHSPDSISALLLDENGKEIAVFSGDTLFIGDCGRPDLREQAGAITADRSELAKLMYHTLRNKFLPLADSVLVYPAHGAGSLCGKGLSDAASSTMGAEKISNWSLGNMSETDFINSLLQDQPYVPKYFPHDVSINKKGAANFAKSVQAVEIRETITCEGCAKSLNPHYLVIDTRPEALFKASHLRNAINLMNDTKFETWLGSIVDPNEKFYLQAQNETELNILLKRIAKIGYENQVELAFISEFGNESSPKFPAEDFELSSENYTIVDIRTSAERAAKKIFSRSYHIPLAELRERYPEIPTEKPIVVHCAGGYRSAAGASILASKIGAKVPVYDFSERIKQFAL, encoded by the coding sequence ATGGAAATAAAACAATTCGAAGACAAAAACCTTGCGCATTATTCCTATGCTATAATTAGTAATGGTGAAATTGCATTGGTTGACCCGGCTCGTGACCCACAGCCTTATTATGATTATGCAAAAAAGCATCAAGCCAAAATTACTGCAATAATTGAAACACATCCTCACGCCGATTTTGTAAGCAGCCATCTTGAAATTTCAAAACATACAGGAGCAAACATTTATGTAAGTAAATTAGTTGCTGCCGAATATGAACATGTTTCTTTTGACGAAGGTGATGCACTAATCATAGGTTCAGTTACCTTAAAAGCGCTCAATACACCGGGTCATTCACCCGATAGTATAAGTGCACTCTTGTTGGATGAAAACGGAAAAGAAATAGCTGTATTTAGCGGTGATACTCTATTTATTGGTGATTGCGGACGTCCTGATTTGCGCGAACAAGCTGGGGCAATTACTGCTGACCGAAGCGAGTTAGCAAAACTTATGTATCATACCCTGAGAAATAAATTTCTTCCATTGGCCGATTCCGTTTTGGTATATCCTGCGCATGGTGCCGGAAGCCTGTGTGGAAAAGGATTAAGCGATGCTGCTTCAAGTACTATGGGAGCCGAAAAAATCAGCAATTGGAGTTTAGGAAACATGAGCGAAACTGATTTTATAAACTCCTTGTTGCAGGACCAACCCTATGTACCAAAGTATTTTCCGCACGATGTAAGCATTAATAAAAAAGGTGCAGCCAATTTCGCGAAAAGCGTACAAGCAGTTGAGATTCGAGAAACAATAACTTGTGAAGGTTGTGCAAAGTCATTAAACCCTCACTATTTAGTTATAGATACAAGGCCAGAAGCTTTATTTAAAGCATCTCACCTTAGAAATGCAATAAATTTAATGAACGATACCAAGTTTGAAACATGGCTCGGAAGCATTGTTGATCCTAACGAAAAATTTTACTTACAAGCGCAAAATGAAACCGAATTAAATATACTCCTTAAACGCATTGCTAAAATTGGGTATGAAAATCAAGTTGAGCTTGCCTTTATTTCAGAATTTGGAAATGAATCATCTCCGAAATTTCCAGCAGAGGATTTTGAATTATCTTCAGAGAACTATACAATAGTTGATATTAGAACATCTGCTGAAAGAGCTGCAAAAAAAATATTTTCTCGTTCTTATCATATTCCATTAGCAGAATTACGTGAACGGTATCCCGAAATTCCGACTGAGAAACCTATCGTTGTGCATTGTGCAGGAGGATACAGAAGTGCTGCCGGAGCAAGTATTTTAGCTTCAAAAATTGGAGCAAAGGTTCCGGTTTATGATTTTAGTGAACGAATAAAACAATTTGCACTTTAA
- a CDS encoding fused MFS/spermidine synthase, protein MVKNALFYISSFIIEREVFRTSSKFNSELKIVLNFGKLELNSGKANYSFGNLHKVFQKVFSRTELSKKNIKSALILGFGTGSIAHILRHELKMNCHITGVEIDSEVIKLAHQYFKLASIDNCEIFEQDAQEYIHITKNKYDLIVVDVFNEIKVPDKFRTASFIEAIKNCLSPLGLVYFNFVVDSSNQRNQYTQLKQVFSQHFSNNKTYQLLDSNYVLLGFKE, encoded by the coding sequence ATGGTTAAAAATGCACTTTTTTATATCTCCAGTTTTATCATCGAACGTGAAGTTTTTCGCACTTCATCGAAGTTCAACAGTGAGTTAAAAATTGTATTAAACTTTGGAAAATTAGAATTGAATTCGGGAAAAGCAAATTACTCTTTTGGTAATTTACACAAGGTTTTTCAAAAGGTATTTTCACGAACTGAGCTTTCTAAGAAAAATATTAAATCAGCCTTAATTCTTGGGTTCGGCACTGGCAGCATTGCACATATTTTACGCCATGAATTAAAAATGAATTGCCACATTACCGGTGTTGAAATTGATTCAGAGGTTATAAAGTTAGCACATCAGTATTTTAAATTAGCTAGTATAGATAATTGCGAAATTTTTGAACAAGACGCTCAAGAATATATTCATATTACAAAAAATAAATATGATTTAATTGTAGTGGATGTTTTTAATGAAATAAAAGTTCCGGATAAGTTTCGTACAGCATCTTTTATTGAAGCCATAAAAAATTGCCTCAGTCCTCTTGGATTGGTGTATTTTAACTTTGTTGTAGATAGTTCCAATCAGAGAAATCAGTATACCCAATTAAAACAAGTATTCAGCCAACATTTCAGCAATAACAAGACTTATCAGCTGCTCGATAGTAATTATGTGTTACTTGGTTTTAAGGAATAA
- a CDS encoding peptidyl-prolyl cis-trans isomerase has translation MKTTIFSAILLLLGACSYFKPKQQEKAIARVFDKYLYESDIEKIVAKNIKGKDSIELVKNYIDNWIRQNLLLHKAEQNLNAEMLTTSIEKQLQDYRTSLITFAYEKELIRQKLDTLVTEAEIQEYYEKNPQNFQLKNNIIKVLYVKVNKKAPKLNKVREWCRSDKPQDRKLLEDYCYQFAENFYLDDSSWFLFDDLLKEIPIEAYDKEQFLENNRWVEVTDTGSFYFVNIKGFKIKDSTSPLSFEKQNIHNIILNKRKLQLINQMKEDVYSTELKNKNFELY, from the coding sequence TTGAAAACTACAATTTTTAGTGCCATACTTTTACTTTTGGGTGCATGTTCCTATTTCAAGCCCAAACAACAAGAAAAGGCTATTGCTAGAGTTTTTGACAAGTATTTATACGAATCAGACATCGAAAAAATTGTTGCCAAAAATATAAAAGGAAAGGATAGCATTGAATTAGTAAAAAACTACATTGACAATTGGATTCGTCAAAATTTGTTGCTTCATAAAGCTGAACAAAACCTAAATGCTGAAATGCTGACCACTTCAATTGAAAAGCAGTTACAAGATTACCGAACTTCGTTAATTACCTTTGCCTACGAAAAGGAGTTAATTCGACAAAAGTTAGATACCTTGGTTACTGAAGCTGAAATTCAGGAATACTATGAAAAAAACCCACAAAACTTTCAATTAAAAAATAACATTATTAAAGTGCTTTATGTTAAGGTGAATAAAAAGGCTCCCAAATTAAATAAGGTGCGTGAATGGTGTAGAAGCGATAAACCACAAGACCGAAAATTGTTGGAAGATTATTGTTATCAATTTGCAGAGAATTTTTACCTCGATGATAGTTCCTGGTTTTTATTTGACGATTTATTAAAGGAAATACCTATAGAAGCGTATGATAAAGAACAGTTTTTAGAGAATAATAGATGGGTGGAAGTTACTGATACCGGCAGCTTCTATTTTGTAAACATAAAAGGTTTTAAAATTAAAGACAGCACTTCTCCACTTAGTTTTGAAAAACAAAATATACACAACATCATTTTAAATAAACGCAAGCTTCAATTGATTAATCAAATGAAAGAAGATGTTTATAGTACTGAATTAAAAAATAAGAACTTTGAGCTCTATTAA
- a CDS encoding rhodanese-like domain-containing protein, whose protein sequence is MIQLLKKMLGLGPTVDYKTLVANGAVVLDVRTKGEFQGGHIKGSVNIPLQNLAAGSSKLAKNKVIITCCASGMRSASAKGMLRSAGFSEVHNGGGWMSLQNKLNR, encoded by the coding sequence ATGATACAGTTACTTAAAAAGATGTTGGGACTTGGACCGACAGTTGATTACAAAACATTAGTCGCAAATGGAGCCGTTGTGCTTGATGTTCGCACCAAAGGAGAGTTTCAAGGTGGGCACATAAAAGGTTCAGTGAATATTCCTTTACAAAATTTAGCAGCCGGTAGTTCAAAGTTGGCTAAAAATAAAGTTATTATTACTTGCTGTGCCTCAGGAATGAGAAGTGCTTCAGCAAAAGGTATGTTACGTTCCGCAGGATTTTCGGAAGTACATAATGGAGGTGGTTGGATGAGTTTACAAAATAAGCTCAATCGATAA
- a CDS encoding redoxin domain-containing protein has product MKLIKSLTFLLIILAYSCTGSHSQNSTTSLSVVDFSKKIKELPEAPILDVRTPEEFENGHLKGAKNIDWNADDFDSKIAGFDKNQVVFVYCLSGGRSSSAAEKMRSIGFKQVYEMEGGIMKWRSQNLELEVAEGNSEKTGMSSEQFASLVTSTTPVLVDFYADWCVPCKKMKPYLDELTQEYAGKIKVVRINADENAALCKSLQIDALPVLLLYKNNSQVWKNIGFIDKNSVVTQLQAVE; this is encoded by the coding sequence ATGAAATTAATTAAATCACTTACTTTTTTACTGATAATACTAGCATACAGTTGCACGGGATCGCACTCCCAAAACAGCACTACTTCTCTTTCTGTTGTTGACTTTTCAAAAAAAATAAAAGAATTGCCCGAAGCACCAATACTCGATGTTCGAACTCCAGAAGAGTTTGAAAATGGTCACTTAAAAGGTGCTAAAAATATTGATTGGAATGCTGATGACTTTGATTCTAAAATTGCAGGTTTTGATAAGAATCAAGTAGTATTTGTGTATTGTTTGAGTGGTGGTAGAAGTTCGTCAGCTGCAGAAAAAATGCGCTCTATCGGATTTAAACAAGTATATGAAATGGAGGGTGGCATTATGAAATGGCGTAGCCAGAATTTGGAATTGGAAGTTGCTGAAGGAAATTCTGAAAAAACCGGAATGTCAAGTGAACAATTTGCTTCCCTAGTAACATCTACTACTCCTGTATTAGTTGATTTTTATGCCGATTGGTGTGTTCCTTGTAAAAAAATGAAACCCTATCTTGATGAGTTAACCCAGGAATATGCTGGAAAAATAAAGGTAGTTCGAATAAATGCGGATGAAAATGCTGCACTTTGTAAATCACTTCAAATTGATGCGCTTCCAGTATTATTACTGTATAAGAACAATAGCCAAGTTTGGAAAAATATAGGTTTTATTGACAAAAACTCAGTAGTAACACAATTGCAAGCTGTTGAATAG
- the trxA gene encoding thioredoxin has protein sequence MATKFSDLINSEVPTLVDFYAEWCGPCKQMKPILESVKNTVKDQARILKIDVDKNPQLAASFNIQGVPTLVLFKSGEVKWRQSGVVSSQQLNSTLAKFIVNA, from the coding sequence ATGGCAACAAAATTTTCAGACTTAATTAATAGTGAAGTTCCTACTTTAGTTGATTTTTATGCAGAATGGTGTGGTCCGTGTAAACAAATGAAACCCATTTTAGAATCGGTAAAAAACACTGTTAAAGATCAAGCAAGAATCTTGAAAATTGATGTAGATAAAAATCCTCAATTGGCTGCTTCTTTTAATATACAAGGTGTACCTACCTTAGTACTTTTTAAGTCCGGAGAAGTAAAATGGCGACAATCGGGAGTAGTATCTTCTCAGCAACTTAATTCAACATTGGCAAAATTTATCGTAAATGCTTAA
- a CDS encoding DUF983 domain-containing protein — MLKNILYSTLWNKCPRCHQTAVFIEKNPYNLNKLSHMNTACSNCGEKFEKEPGAYYGAMYVSYALMVGWFVICWGLDSFYIHSETINFLAFVIISIVLFMPLTFRISRLLWLNFFIKFDKTKIISRNSLNNQ; from the coding sequence ATGCTTAAAAATATCCTTTATTCAACCTTGTGGAATAAATGTCCAAGGTGTCACCAAACAGCTGTATTTATTGAAAAAAATCCGTATAATTTGAATAAATTATCGCACATGAATACAGCTTGTTCCAATTGCGGCGAGAAATTTGAAAAAGAACCCGGAGCCTATTACGGTGCTATGTATGTAAGCTATGCATTAATGGTTGGATGGTTTGTAATATGCTGGGGTTTAGATTCGTTTTATATACATTCTGAAACCATTAATTTTCTTGCTTTTGTAATAATTTCCATTGTTCTATTTATGCCGCTTACTTTTCGTATTTCAAGATTACTATGGCTTAATTTTTTTATCAAGTTTGATAAAACTAAAATTATATCCAGGAACTCACTTAATAATCAATAA